A region of the Apium graveolens cultivar Ventura chromosome 6, ASM990537v1, whole genome shotgun sequence genome:
aaatttgcaatcacaCAACACCTATGAAATAACGGTCGATAAAAAAACCGTTGCCCCTAATTAGTAGACAACTGTGAATTTTCTTTCCTCGAAAAACTGTTGTTGGACTACATATAGAACAATGGTTATAGATGTATTTTGAAAGACTTGTCTATGTGGCATCCACTTATCGAGCTAGACAACAATTCTTATACTGCACTGTTGTCATACATCTTTAACATAATAGTCCAAAACCGTTGTAAATAAGCTAAGTTATTGTAGATCAGACAATGGTTTTCGACTTAATGTTGTGTAATTTAGACAAGTGTTTATTATAACCCTTGTCTTATTGAACATCAGACAATGATTTTTACATACCATTGTTAAAAGGAAAGCTCACAGACAATGGTTATTAGTAGTATTGGGTAAATGAGGTTCAAACAACCGGTCTTGTGTCTTGTTGTCTGAACACCTTATTTAGATGATTGTTTTACACATTGTGACAGTAACCGTTGTCTGCTGAGTAATGGTAAAAAAAATGACTTGCATATATGCAAGTCCCCACAAAACAAATCCATAAACCATTTAACTAAGAAATTTCCAAACCATGAATCATTCGACCAACAAACTAACAATCAAAAAATCATGAGCCAAATCAAAAACCAAGAATACTACCTCAAATGGACGAGTTCAACTATTAAACTAAAAGTTTGGCGATAAATacatacaaatcaaagtgtactCTCTTTATAGTAATACAAAGCTGCAAAATGCAATCTCCATTTCATGGAGACCGCATTTTGCAACTCTTGCATTACTATAAAGAGAGTAAACCTGGACACGTATACATTCATCAACAaactaaatatttttacaaatttacaaGTTCATCTATGAATTGAAAAATACACAAATTAATCACAATGCCATGATACTATAAGTCCAGTGAAGAATACAATCAAATAGTAGTGTCCATCCAAATTGGCCAAACTGTCAAAAAGTTCTTGTAACCTCAGCTTGATCaacttaattatttattccagGTTAACGAGTCAATCAGTGATGACGTAAATTATTTTTCACTTGAGTAGTTTAAAATCACGCTCAAAAATCAAATCGATAACTGAAAgcaaaataaaaaatttgaataTTAGCAAATATTAAAGAAAAAAGGTTTATGATACTATCAATGTATGCCCAGTATAATTACATTAAACCAAATACAAGGCATAATTCaaataattatgatataataaaatttGCAAAAATTATAACTTTAGTACTAGTAAGTGACAGAAATCAATAAAAAAACATGATTCGACAAATTAAACATTTAAGAAATGAAAAAGAAATATTTCCAACAAAAAAATAATGAAAGGCAGACTTATACTCTTGTTGGGTTAATTTTGAAGATATGTATCTTAAAAGAAATGTAATTATTACCATCATGGAATTTGAATCCATTCTTCTTCCTCCCGCATATAACTAGCTTCTTCCTCATCGCGTTCCTCCACACTCGGGAACAGTGGCACATGCAGCTCATTCTCAAGTTCTATTTCTACGGAtccatcattttcatcatcacaCTGGTCATAATAACTTTTTTCTGGTAATTTCAACACTACGGACCAATGTTTTTCGAGAGGATCATCAATGTAACAAACTTGTTTAACATGCTTCCCTTGAACAAAAGGATCATTTACATAACCTAATTTGTTCAAATTAACCAATGTATATCCTAAATCATCTACCTTAACTCCTTTGTTCATATCTACCCAATTACAACGAAATAGAGGGATTCTAAACTTATTATAGTCTAACTCCCATATACTTGATATAAAATATGTTCTATATTTTTATCCTTACCCTGCACAAGCATTGTATCTGCAACAACGTAAACACCACTGCACTGAACCTGTCGATTATCATCCCGCTCCTTGGTGCTATAAGTAATAGCATTAATTTTATATCCGCTGAATGTAGGGACAATCTTGTTGGGACCTTCTGCAATCCACCTTATCTCCTCAGGTATGTTATGGTTGTCATCCGATAATTGTGATTGAATCTGTCCAACAATAAATTGATTAAAAGTATATTTGATAGTGCTATCCAGTTAAATTATTATACTAATTTAGACCTGAAGTAATAAGAAAGAAGCTGATAATGTCTTAAATAATTTTCTAGAATTAAAAACATTTGCTAAAAAACTCCTAAATTAGTGTTCAAGTGCAAAATAAACAGAGTAATGCAATTATTGTGAACACGTTAATTAAGCCTACATATGATGCTATTAACAATAAAAATCTTACCTTTTTCCGGAACCATGTGGGGAATTCATCATTTTGCTTGGTTTTTAGCCAgacttggtcattttcatgttgCTTGAATCTCGTCATTAGAGATACCATGTGTTCACTGCCAGTGAAATGAATTAATTTAATATAAGAATCGAAATGCATACATAATTAGAAATAACACACAGAAAATTGAGTAATACTCACTCAAAATATGGCCTTATTGCATTATTATTTTGCAGAGAACACAAATGTGCTAGGTGCAAGTCCTTCTTACTTGGCTTTATCATTGTTGTACCAGATAAGGGCCTGCACATTGCATCCTGCTCATGCCTAGAATTTTGGGGCAGTCCTACGGTAGGTTCTTCAAAATTCACCAAACACTCAACCGCCTCCTCAGCAACATATGCCTCGGCAATACATCCTTCAGGATGAGCGGGGTTCTGTACATATCCCTTAAACCCCTTCATATACCTTTCGAAAGGGTACATCCAACGTGGGAATATTAGCCCGCAAAGCTTAGCCTCTCTAACAAGATGAATTGAGAGATGAATCATCACATCAAAGAACGAGAGGGGGAAGTGTTTTTCTAGCTGACAAAGTGTTTCCACCAACCGAGATTGCATTTTTTCCAATTTTTCTACATCAATGACTTTACTGCAAACCGCCTTGAAGAAGAGACAAAATCGAATAATTGTGCATCTGACTTGCTTTTGTAGGACTGACCGAATTGAAATAGgaagcaaatgatgcaatatggTGTGACAATCATGAGATTTCATACCAACAAGTCAAAGATTTTCCATATTTACCAGATTTTTGATATTTGAATAAAATCCATCCGGCAACTTCATTTGAAGAAAGGCTGAGCAAACGGTTTTCTTTTCTGCATGCGATAAGTTCCAAGATGCCAACAACACCTTCTCTTTCTTTCCGGGAGTTTTTGGCCTTAACTCCGTTCTTATTCCCATTTCAGCCATATCGAGACGGACAGACTCCCTATCTTTTATCTTTCCTGGAATATTTAATAAAGTACCAAGCATAGcttcacatatatttttctcgatGTGCATCACATCGAGAACATGCCTAACCGGTAAAAACTTCCAATACTCGAGTTGAAAGAATATAGAAATCTTATTTCCAAACGGGTCGAGCTTCACCTTTCTTCCATCGAAGTGGGCGTTGTGTCTTACCAAATACATGGCCCCTTAGATGCTGTACTCTTTCAAGAACCTGTTCTCCGGTTAACGGAATAGGAGCAACCTCCTTCTCTACAGTGTTATCAAAAAATGATTTTTGCCTTCTATACGGGTGATGTCTGGGCAACCACCTTCAATGCCTCATAATTACTGTCTTACGGTAATTAACCATCCTAGTAGCATTTGTTTTATCAACACATACTGTACAAGCATTATACCCTTTAATGACATTTCCTGACAAGTTCCCTAAGGCTGGATAGTCGCTTATTGTCCATTGTAAAGTGCCCCTAAGTATGAAAGACTCTTGCTGATATGCGTCATACACATTTTTTCCACGCCACAATTCTTGCAATTCTTCAATAAGTGGTTGAAGGTACACGTCGATATCGTTTCCTGGCTCAGTCGGTCCTGATATCAATAAGCAAAGCATAATATACCTTCTCTTCATACAAAGCCAGGGTG
Encoded here:
- the LOC141664476 gene encoding uncharacterized protein LOC141664476 — translated: MVRSWLRTNRRTKEFKIGVEDLLKFAFEKGYTEEKISCPCLRCAYTKSWKAQKVKNHLFQYGIDETYIRWIWHGESNLASSPVPDDTDTSESFNKFPTRMDQANDEDDDISSDSLDFLNHIKGEHQPLYPGCESYTKLKALVKLYNIKVKHGMSDSCFSDVLLLLGSMLPEEDGKLRHLADSETWKDVDKKWPDFASESRKLQLALSADGFNPFRGNRTDHSSWPVLLSIYNLPPWLCMKRRYIMLCLLISGPTEPGNDIDVYLQPLIEELQELWRGKNVYDAYQQESFILRGTLQWTISDYPALGNLSGNVIKGYNACTVCVDKTNATRMVNYQKEVAPIPLTGEQVLERVQHLRGHVFGKTQRPLRWKKGKIKDRESVRLDMAEMGIRTELRPKTPGKKEKVLLASWNLSHAEKKTVCSAFLQMKLPDGFYSNIKNLAVCSKVIDVEKLEKMQSRLVETLCQLEKHFPLSFFDVMIHLSIHLVREAKLCGLIFPRWMYPFERYMKGFKGYVQNPAHPEGCIAEAYVAEEAVECLVNFEEPTVGLPQNSRHEQDAMCRPLSGTTMIKPSKKDLHLAHLCSLQNNNAIRPYFDEHMVSLMTRFKQHENDQVWLKTKQNDEFPTWFRKKIQSQLSDDNHNIPEEIRWIAEGPNKIVPTFSGYKINAITYSTKERDDNRQVQCSGVYVVADTMLVQDMNKGVKVDDLGYTLVNLNKLGYVNDPFVQGKHVKQVCYIDDPLEKHWSVVLKLPEKSYYDQCDDENDGSVEIELENELHVPLFPSVEERDEEEASYMREEEEWIQIP